In one window of Archocentrus centrarchus isolate MPI-CPG fArcCen1 chromosome 11, fArcCen1, whole genome shotgun sequence DNA:
- the LOC115787831 gene encoding growth factor receptor-bound protein 10-like isoform X3, with amino-acid sequence MPSCSPDCCLLQAVEIVKVWSEDGAGKVVEIPADMTARDMCQLLVYKSHCLDDSAWSLVEHHPILGIERCLEDHEQVVQVQASMSSDSKFLFRKNYAKYEFFRNPLNFFPEQMVAWCQESDGSIPQSQLLQNFLNSSSCPEIQGHLYVKEPGRKSWKKLYMFLRRSGLYYSAKGTSKEPRHLQLLSDLEDSNIFTVITGRKLHNAPTDYQFCIKPSKVRSDCKELKMLCAEDEQSRTCWMTAFRLLKYGIVLYQSYNVPQQRKANLSPFTAPVRSVSENSLVAMDFSGRTGRVIDNPVEAQSAAVEEGQTWRKRSQRMNVLGSPSPLHPSSLSTVIHRTQVWFHGRIMREDAHKMMIQQGQVDGLFLLRDSQSNPKAFVLTLCHHQKIKHFQILPCEEDGQVFFSLDDGATKFTDLIHLVEFYQLNRGVLPCKLKHPCTAVAL; translated from the exons ATGCCATCCTGCTCTCCAGACTGTTGCCTCTTACAGGCTGTGGAG ATAGTGAAGGTGTGGAGCGAGGATGGGGCCGGTAAAGTCGTGGAGATTCCAGCCGACATGACCGCCAGAGATATGTGCCAGCTGCTGGTCTACAAGAGCCACTGTCTAGACGACAGCGCCTGGTCACTAGTGGAGCACCACCCCATCCTCGGCATTG AGAGATGTCTGGAGGACCACGAGCAGGTGGTTCAGGTTCAAGCCTCCATGAGCAGTGACAGTAAATTCCTCTTCAGGAAGAACTATGCCAAATATGAATTCTTCAGGAACCCCCTG AACTTTTTTCCAGAGCAGATGGTGGCTTGGTGTCAGGAGTCTGATGGCTCAATTCCTCAGTCACAGCTCTTACAG AACTTTCTGAACTCGAGCAGCTGCCCAGAGATTCAGGGCCATCTGTATGTGAAAGAGCCTGGACGCAAGTCCTGGAAGAAGCTCTACATGTTCCTGCGGCGCTCCGGTCTTTATTACTCGGCTAAAGGAACATCCAAG GAGCCCCGacacctgcagctgctgtcagatCTGGAGGACAGTAACATCTTCACCGTCATCACGGGCAGAAAACTTCACAACGCCCCCACGGACTACCAGTTCTGCATCAAG CCCAGCAAAGTGAGGAGCGACTGTAAGGAACTGAAAATGCTGTGTGCGGAGGACGAGCAGAGCAGGACTTGCTGGATGACCGCCTTCAGGCTGCTCAAA TATGGGATAGTGCTTTATCAGAGCTACAACGTGCCCCAGCAGAGGAAGGCTAACCTCTCACCTTTTACTGCCCCTGTG CGAAGTGTATCTGAGAACTCCCTGGTTGCCATGGACTTTTCTGGGCGGACGGGCCGCGTTATCGACAACCCCGTCGAAGCCCAGAGCGCCGCCGTGGAAGAAGGGCAGACCTGGAGG AAAAGGAGCCAGCGTATGAATGTCCTGGGCAGTCCCAGCCCCCTGCATCCATCCTCTCTGAGCACAG tGATCCACAGGACACAGGTGTGGTTTCATGGTCGCATCATGAGAGAGGACGCCCACAAAATGATGATACAACAAGGCCAAGTAGACGG GTTATTCCTGTTGCGGGACAGTCAGAGTAATCCCAAGGCGTTCGTGCTCACCTTGTGCCACCACCAGAAGATCAAGCACTTCCAGATCCTGCCG TGCGAGGAAGACGGTCAGGTGTTCTTCAGCCTCGATGACGGCGCCACCAAGTTCACCGACCTGATCCACCTGGTGGAGTTTTACCAGCTTAACAGAGGAGTGCTGCCCTGCAAGCTCAAACACCCATGCACCGCTGTGGCCTTGTGA